From the genome of Miscanthus floridulus cultivar M001 chromosome 10, ASM1932011v1, whole genome shotgun sequence, one region includes:
- the LOC136490253 gene encoding putative disease resistance RPP13-like protein 3, whose product MAEAIVGSMLWKLQQVASREARTLVAVNEDIRSLRDKLMWMQAFLRDVQPSRRVQPNELIKVWLQQTRDAVFDAEDAVDQYFVQIDLSRFPGWSRTILSFFASFTTQVVVRRDLSSRIRLINARLEGIIVNKDRYRLGESNTLGSIWRPSSSTSPLSEKMDDVVLPLVGRKELVRHLKHLLYKSSVNHQHVITVIGESGVGKTKLVRTLYDRRQTLSHFDISEWVSFGPNLSASAVLKIIIRRITDGEECHKANIKDKLQEILKGKKYLFVIDAQLSNSEWNRIFAMLPDRKDVDVNVGSRIVRISHSRPDTPPPPYKEIPIEVKRFDEKEVVVNLFKETFLTYGRNELPGEAIEKYRERIWDNTKGLPLAVVLLSGLLRTKEYPNEWNTVFKHLKKMHSKQIDKILSLCFDDLHYDLKSCLLYFAALPVNTFIRATNIVCMWMAEGFLVPKGTTVEKVGEQYLKELIDRRLVNLAPVGYNVPGYARVAVQSKVHAFLQLEAQEQCFVEIHSGDDIPALSDVRRLSLQNHKDKYAALSHPLPKLRAILSNFEAEQEAPQVGEKPPNEAGGEQGGNGDRPCLYPVRYCPGSSIRGGNKKKKQAMSCVQDLLQNSRFLRVIHFNGLEVDKELPAEIGYVVNLQYIRVTSCSLEKIPSSISRLCNLQTLDVRGTMVRSLPDGFWRIQTLRHVLGDRLILPKHVGDLRNLQTLNSIKPDYDDAHAWGNKTFTHMIRLLYLHIRHGESQGSQDIFANRKNKAALVKAVAILKYLVVLIIKATVIPSEVFTGSNLQRLKAMELVGKLDLPQNGIPEMEVRNRLPNLKKLRLMETMVSQEFINQLGGLQFLSTLELTSNSFRQLIFKDGFRSLEELTVHEKTLNRLEIHESALPELGDLDIVSHSNELRVVIHGHSRLVEHIKAEDEKLFKIMDIIITRQVEVENNKECDFNA is encoded by the exons ATGGCAGAGGCCATCGTGGGGTCGATGCTGTGGAAGCTGCAGCAGGTGGCGAGCAGGGAGGCGCGGACGCTAGTGGCTGTGAACGAGGACATCCGGAGCCTCCGTGACAAGCTCATGTGGATGCAGGCCTTCCTGCGCGACGTCCAACCGTCGCGCCGCGTGCAGCCCAACGAGCTCATCAAGGTGTGGCTGCAGCAGACCCGCGACGCCGTCTTCGACGCCGAAGACGCCGTGGACCAGTACTTCGTCCAAATTGATCTCTCAAG ATTCCCTGGCTGGAGCCGTACCATCTTGAGTTTCTTTGCCAGCTTTACCACCCAAGTCGTGGTCCGGCGTGACCTCTCCAGCAGGATCAGGTTGATCAATGCAAGGCTGGAGGGAATCATTGTGAACAAGGACAGGTACAGGTTGGGAGAGTCTAATACGCTAGGATCAATATGGAGGCCATCCAGCTCCACGTCACCTCTCTCAGAAAAGAT GGATGACGTGGTCCTGCCACTAGTGGGACGAAAGGAACTGGTGCGTCATCTTAAGCATTTGCTTTATAAAAGCAGTGTAAATCATCAACATGTGATCACCGTGATTGGGGAAAGTGGAGTCGGCAAGACAAAGCTGGTGAGGACCTTGTACGACAGGAGGCAGACCCTGTCTCATTTTGACATCTCTGAGTGGGTGAGCTTTGGGCCAAATCTTAGTGCCTCTGCTGTCCTCAAGATAATCATCAGACGCATTACAGATGGAGAAGAATGTCACAAGGCCAATATCAAGGATAAACTGCAGGAGATATTGAAAGGAAAGAAGTATCTGTTTGTGATAGATGCTCAACTCAGTAACTCAGAGTGGAACCGCATTTTTGCTATGCTCCCCGACCGCAAGGATGTGGATGTCAATGTTGGCAGCAGAATAGTGAGAATTTCACATAGTCGACCAGATACACCACCTCCTCCATATAAAGAAATTCCAATTGAGGTTAAAAGATTTGATGAGAAAGAAGTAGTCGTCAATCTGTTCAAGGAAACCTTCTTAACATATGGCAGAAATGAACTTCCTGGTGAAGCAATTGAAAAATATAGAGAGAGGATTTGGGATAACACAAAAGGGTTGCCACTGGCGGTAGTTCTTTTGTCAGGCCTTCTGCGGACCAAGGAGTACCCTAATGAATGGAACACAGTGTTTAAGCACCTGAAGAAGATGCATTCAAAGCAGATTGATAAGATTTTATCCCTCTGTTTCGATGACCTTCATTATGATCTGAAATCTTGCCTCCTCTACTTTGCTGCATTGCCGGTGAATACTTTTATCAGGGCAACGAACATTGTGTGCATGTGGATGGCGGAGGGCTTCCTGGTACCAAAGGGCACAACAGTGGAGAAAGTAGGAGAGCAGTACCTGAAGGAGCTGATAGATAGGCGCCTTGTCAACTTGGCACCAGTGGGCTATAATGTTCCTGGGTATGCGCGTGTAGCTGTTCAGAGCAAAGTACACGCTTTCCTGCAGCTTGAAGCACAAGAGCAATGCTTCGTGGAGATCCACAGTGGTGATGACATCCCAGCTTTGTCGGATGTTCGACGCTTGTCGCTCCAGAATCACAAAGACAAGTATGCAGCTTTGTCACACCCTCTGCCTAAGCTGCGAGCCATCCTGTCAAACTTTGAGGCAGAACAAGAGGCTCCACAAGTTGGCGAGAAGCCACCAAATGAAGCTGGAGgagaacaaggtggaaatggagATAGGCCATGCCTGTACCCAGTCAGGTACTGCCCTGGTTCCTCAATTAGAGGGGGCAACAAAAAGAAAAAGCAAGCCATGTCTTGTGTGCAGGACCTGCTACAGAATTCAAGGTTCCTCCGTGTCATCCATTTCAACGGCCTTGAGGTGGACAAGGAGCTTCCTGCCGAAATCGGCTATGTTGTGAACCTGCAGTACATCCGAGTTACCTCCTGCTCCTTGGAGAAGATCCCATCATCAATTAGCAGGCTGTGCAACCTCCAAACTCTTGATGTCCGAGGCACCATGGTCCGAAGCCTTCCAGATGGGTTCTGGAGGATTCAGACACTCCGTCATGTGCTGGGCGACCGTCTTATCTTGCCAAAACATGTTGGTGACTTGAGGAATCTGCAGACACTCAACAGCATAAAGCCTGACTATGATGACGCCCATGCCTGGGGCAACAAGACCTTCACCCACATGATCCGCCTCTTGTACTTACACATCCGGCACGGTGAGAGTCAGGGCAGCCAGGACATCTTCGCCAACCGCAAGAACAAGGCTGCCTTGGTAAAAGCAGTAGCCATTCTCAAGTACCTTGTCGTCCTCATCATAAAAGCTACTGTCATTCCCTCAGAAGTGTTCACTGGGTCCAACCTCCAACGTCTCAAGGCAATGGAACTGGTCGGGAAGCTTGACCTTCCTCAAAATGGCATCCCTGAGATGGAAGTCCGCAATCGCCTCCCAAACCTCAAGAAGCTGAGGCTTATGGAAACAATGGTGTCACAGGAATTCATCAACCAACTAGGAGGCCTACAGTTCCTTTCCACCCTTGAACTAACCAGCAATTCTTTCAGGCAGCTTATCTTCAAGGACGGATTTCGCAGCCTCGAAGAGTTGACAGTGCATGAGAAGACACTCAACAGGTTGGAGATACATGAGTCGGCACTTCCCGAGCTTGGGGATCTGGATATTGTCAGCCATAGCAATGAGCTCCGTGTTGTGATCCATGGTCATTCCAGGCTTGTGGAACACATCAAAGCTGAGGATGAAAAACTTTTTAAGATTATGGACATAATAATAACGCGACAAGTCGAAGTGGAAAACAACAAAGAGTGCGATTTCAATGCCTGA